A region from the Aphis gossypii isolate Hap1 chromosome 1, ASM2018417v2, whole genome shotgun sequence genome encodes:
- the LOC114125710 gene encoding ectopic P granules protein 5 homolog isoform X3, translating to MIKEKIDYYLHVLCQPFSSLSADIPVRLFLNSDVRSLQGQNLQSAIHDLKSSISILFLYQRKIINDKIFITETKKLLVKVIGVLLRFASWKDHFFLMNHILRCQTGVGKWANSFIQIPLIDLNHQDGNFHLDFMITSLANILLPVQARDKFLEQIHKREEDGNESIWVVVDSEGEEDSPENSQLTLRESDIIAFLNQIPFSVLFKKMIMFSENENVLRINLWNENDLLRLIAVGSVLVKLFKSGLETYNSKSAEYKQFSKRLGHLLQDTVNYVTDVLEEYKNHKFVSDRIQTEYDAFLFRAVCCLYNNVDKTTWQYLVMLPFGQVSSKMVVHLFQYILHIKSDFNECSLEELSECIIHTSDDECYYLLTAISNMALSRYINDIDFIKAVTICLFKIGFVSKTTKEQCRKTCRTLLTHLSDKHPFLISEIISILKHNFDEVGTGSMYLFKTLQLTNWKITMDDLSYLEHLILNHPITSTENSLSRFILAKIFSGCNENDINDFMLTKDMHCRIASIIVKAVVQHAPITVDETSTQYLVHSIKQLVQIKSNEHAFRLWTWKVLYTLKLHLMDLPDIIVRSSLQDLSYYLLSVIDIDTDNNDLKYLRHDDPIALYTAVHVTTAGHCVPVILSKGLDYCYRLLQYRHYTATIACLNKIVPFFFENTDCLLESKKFITIVAGIMADNRNSSTKRAMNLLSVQGPSEITLQFTNMIQYQISNYTRYGLISSHYVMDFWTKVVCTVWKEAESDLLVYVLDTVFRNVFRTQSIQWAREMLISLITQLSGSKENVTAIGSIFNFMFQSPEKRPLLLPKYPLVLHYCPYYALLALEAEEWCIQDRNEIWKNLLIKLHVQQGKSNVDDALKKVCSELKVPYFTSGHLSLYRWMQYGLEMPSGHPMTALYWQNFFRLYLQRVPGTQQLGCVGRKFFEGIVNSPYLNKISNKLKECIDFHRSKLQNEPNSEIDLRLSRYYEACTLWLTDVRILESTLFIPSLDSMYEPNDLTHIINGSHEWLSDLINHKLIEENKLECVQNWCDLFGKNILNSSQSNRRIPLEKDPITRIINRLKSYDDPIKSPDFVLRLSDIQTISTNMLYHKDHLQNIVQLNIKQIVQFINRVYRMQTVCHENLDNRYIDGVKMVYVQVDSTTRVQAVCDYKTKKGSTSSCAGAAEITFQIREAKLNSDVVEINSNNRSELDTLIIDILENLLPRSLTTACTTMNLIIQLIFNEFNALIKIGDIALVADIQSSGVWLFYTLMSEYAILKTCPFIEKFVLNMLQSIGNVFILNNENECLRVQNTALNYPELADILIPLFSPSSASTNTFMQAYKNIVDHCNAQYEPIALSLLSKFSVSVCLSTKQPLLQERSILMDYCIGALILVKQQTRSDYTWSLHEIFSQHLCEIMDHDFPEHYGEILLKLLDHSKEGRIYCQVWFNILNTILAQAVPTTQTNAVRTILLPGMSTDQLRDVVRRYATDQRSLSSQELQETLHLLTTHFANERLKSATGELYSKYNVYIEPLVGLYAMVSHALVVGTLQSYRGMLANKICEFLVPTLISMFGPWLEPWYEGWNTDHRSLKLPWLATDTSISALMIDALVECITFVLDTMPACDNVLSYICQWYIKMFAHIQTNDYIFETIHSNLEKLPWQRFIPTPIDLDLIMKVMDQFLPQSQCFLANVILEIPWPYVPNIDLRVLLSLFIKLSNQPNMRKGGKIRPLLLEAQKFAWYQIDGETYENILSWFVSKYDPMIVLQLSNEDWCGTDSAVLDLLKTAAGYNNVDNNAPYAEPMMYKRRIFIRAMVRMFISLASRYRSVLGSHYKNLKCAFHRLLDETEMVTKHGEEAKLLVLELLVLVNQPTGSILSSLMLQSIQEWISQRKADCVVLQGFLMVTWAHVTDQQHKGDIFEACLTSWFKHVGNEEDFKWDKVLSLVQPVRLHYQGIGEVLMTSSHLLTLYTLALKESQNRSAYPDILNTLVQCLESVKPNNITENKLPLLWSLVLRLSTVEDDQTAEYLLRVANSAAQLAQHKQSWSLFDAIRLQKQTSISPKCRVLCRALVAFIYSQLPENKSSRKQHIRQEDNAPGGFMCNDNDFTTSIECLKAISLLESLKQDKQFSDSIVAIDMALKMIKGPQSSMKTGELFIIKLAKCLYTDNFIYRMDPI from the exons ATGATCAAAGAGAAG attGACTATTATCTACATGTATTGTGTCAACCATTTTCTTCTTTGTCTGCGGATATTCCTGTGAGACTCTTTCTAAATTCTGATGTAAGAAGTTTACAAGGACAAAATCTTCAGTCAGCCATCCATGATCTCAAGTCTTccatttctatattatttttataccaaagaaaaataattaatgacaaaatttttattactgaaactaaaaaattgttggtcAAAGTAATTGGTGTTTTACTTCGATTTGCTTCATGGAAAGATCATTTCTTTTTAATGAATCACATTTTGAG GTGTCAAACAGGTGTTGGCAAATGGGCCAACTCTTTTATACAAATACCTCTGATTGATTTAAATCATCAAGATGGTAACTTTCATTTAGATTTCATGATTACATCATTGGCCAATATCTTACTGCCAGTCCAAGCTCGAGATAAATTCTTAGAACAG attcataAACGTGAAGAAGATGGTAATGAATCTATATGGGTAGTGGTAGACAGTGAAGGAGAAGAAGATAGTCCAGAAAATTCTCAACTAACACTTCGTGAAAGTGATATTATTGCTTTTCTCAATCAAATACCATTTTCAGTActctttaaaaaa ATGATTATGTTTtctgaaaatgaaaatgttttacgtATTAACTTGTGGAATGAAAATGACCTATTAAGACTGATTGCTGTTGGCAGTGttctagttaaattatttaaatcaggATTAGAGACCTACAATTCGAAGAGTGCTGAATACAAACAGTTTTCTAAGCGACTTGGACATTTACTTCAAGATACTGTAAACTATGTTACTGATGTATTAGaagaatataa aaaccATAAGTTTGTGTCTGATAGAATACAAACAGAATATGATGCATTTTTGTTCCGCGCTGTttgttgtttgtataataatgttgataaaacTACTTGGCAGTATTTAGTGATGTTGCCTTTTGGACAAGTATCTTCTAAAATGGTAGTACATCTTTTCCAATATATACTACACATTAAATCag attttaatgaaTGTTCATTAGAAGAACTCTCAGAATGCATTATACATACTTCTGACGATGAatgttactatttattaacagCCATCAGTAATATGGCCTTAAGTAGATACATTAATGATATAGACTTTATAAAAGCAGTgactatttgtttatttaaa atAGGATTTGTGAGTAAAACAACTAAAGAACAATGTCGTAAAACTTGTCGAACTTTACTCACACATTTATCTGATAAACATCCGTTTCTCATTTctgaaattataagtatacttaaacataattttgatgAAGTTGGCACG GGTTCTATGTATCTTTTTAAAACTCTTCAATTAACAAATTGGAAAATTACAATGGACGACTTATCTTACTTAGAACATTTAATACTCAACCATCCAATTACATCTACAGAAAATTCTTTAAGTCGCTTCATATTAGCAAAGATATTTTCAGGATGCaatgaaaatgatattaa TGATTTTATGCTGACTAAAGATATGCACTGTCGCATAGCAAGCATTATTGTCAAAGCTGTTGTACAGCACGCTCCCATCACTGTAGATGAAACATCAACTCAATATTTAGTTCATAGTATAaaacaa TTGGTACAAATTAAATCGAATGAACATGCTTTTCGACTATGGACTTGGaaagtattatacacattaaaactCCACTTAATGGACCTACCAGATATTATAGTACGTAGTTCATTACAAGACTTGAGCTATTATTTACTTTCAGTAATAGATATTGATACTGATAATAAT gacttaaaatatttgcgGCATGATGACCCAATTGCTCTATACACTGCTGTCCATGTAACAACAGCTGGTCATTGTGTTCCAGTTATTCTAAGCAAGGGTTTAGATTATTGTTAcagattattacaatatagacACTACACAGCAACTATAGCTTGTCTGAATAAAAttgttccatttttttttgaaaacacagATTGTCTATTGGaatcaaaaaa gtTCATTACAATTGTGGCGGGCATCATGGCAGATAATAGGAATAGTTCCACAAAACGTGCTATGAATTTATTGAGTGTTCAAGGGCCATCTGAAATCACATTACAATTTACTAATATGATTCAATAtcaaatatctaattatacaCGGTATGGATTAATAAGTTCTCATTATGTTATGGACTTCTGGACTAAAGTAGTATGCACTGTATGGAAAGAAGCAGAGTCGGATTTGCTTGTATATGTGTTGGATACTGTATTCAGAAATGTTTTTCGAACCCAATCAATACAGTGGGCTCGAGAGATGCTTATAAGTTTGATAACT caaTTGAGTGGCTCAAAAGAAAATGTTACGGCTATTGGGTCAATCttcaattttatgtttcaaaGTCCAGAAAAACGGCCTCTCTTATTGCCCAAGTACCCTTTGGTATTGCATTATTGTCCATATTATGCTCTATTGGCATTAGAAGCTGAAGAATGGTGTATTCAAGATAGAAATGAGATTTGGAAAaacttattgataaaattgcaTGTACAACAAGGAAAATCAAATGTGGATGATGCACTTAAG aaAGTATGTTCAGAATTAAAAGTACCCTATTTTACATCCGGGCATTTATCTTTGTACCGGTGGATGCAATACGGATTGGAAATGCCATCTGGTCATCCTATGACTGCTTTATATTGGCAAaacttttttagattatatttacagCGAGTTCCAGG aactcAACAATTAGGCTGTGTTGGTCGTAAATTTTTTGAAGGCATTGTAAATTcaccatatttaaataaaataagtaataaactaaAGGAGTGCATTGATTTTCATCGCTCTAAACTTCAAAATGAACCCAATTCTGAAATTGATTTACGTTTATCAag gtactatgaaGCTTGTACCCTATGGTTAACTGATGTTCGAATCCTTGAATCTACCTTATTCATACCTTCATTGGATTCAATGTACGAACCCAATGATCTAACGCACATTATTAATGGGTCTcat GAGTGGTTGTCAGACCTAatcaatcataaattaattgaagaaaataaacttGAGTGTGTACAAAATTGGTGTGatttatttggtaaaaatattctaaatagcAGTCAATCTAATAGAAGAATACCTCTAGAGAAGGATCCTATAACTAGAATTATTAAcag GTTGAAATCTTATGATGATCCTATAAAAAGTCCAGATTTTGTATTACGACTGTCAGATATCCAAACAATATCTACTAATATGTTGTATCATAAAGATCATTtgcaaaatattgtacaattaaatattaaacaaattgtacaatttattaa CAGAGTTTACCGAATGCAAACAGTTTGTCATGAAAATTTAGACAATCGTTACATTGATGGTGTTAAAATGGTTTATGTCCAAGTAGATTCTACTACCAGAGTTCAAGCAGTTTGtgattacaaaacaaaaaaaggcaGTACAAGTAGTTGTGCTGGAGCTGCTGAAATTACTTTTCAA attcGAGAAGCCAAGTTGAATTCAGATGTAGTtgaaattaattctaataacAGATCAGAATTGGacacattaattattgatattttggaaaatttgtTGCCACGTTCATTAACAACGGCATGTACTACAATGAATCTAATTATTCa GTTAATATTCAATGAATTCaatgcattaataaaaattggagATATTGCACTAGTTGCTGATATTCAATCATCAGGTGTTTGGTTGTTTTATACACTTATGTCTGAATATGCAATTCTAAAGACGTGTCCATTCATTGAAaaatttgtgttaaatatGCTTCAATCAAttggaaat gtttttatactgaataatgaaaatgaatgtTTACGTGTACAAAATACAGCATTGAACTACCCTGAACTAGCTGATATACTGATTCCTTTATTTTCACCATCTAGTGCAtctacaaatacatttatgcaagcttacaaaaatattgttgaccATTGTAATGCTCAATATGAGCCTATTGCATTAAGTTTACTCTCTAAA ttcagTGTATCTGTTTGTTTATCAACCAAACAGCCTTTACTGCAAGAAAGGTCGATATTAATGGATTACTGCATAGgagctttaatattagttaaacaaCAAACACGATCAGATTATACATGGTCTTTACATGAA atttTTAGTCAACATCTATGTGAAATAATGGATCATGACTTTCCTGAACATTATGgtgaaatattactaaaacttTTAGATCATTCTAAAGAAGGTCGCATTTATTGTCAAGTATGGTTCAATATTCTCAATACAATTTTGGCTCAAGCTGTACCTACAACACAAACTAATGCTGTGAGAACAATTTTGTTGCCAGGAATGTCAACAGATCAACTAAGAGATGTAGTTAGGCGTTATGCAACTGATCAACGATCTCTAAGCTCACAAGAG ctTCAAGAAACTTTACATCTTTTGACTACACATTTTGCTAATGAAAGACTAAAATCTGCTACTGGAGagctatattcaaaatataatgtatatattgaaCCATTAGTTGGTTTGTACGCTATGGTTAGCCATGCATTAGTTGTAGGAACATTACAATCTTATCGTGGAATGTTAGCAAATAAAA taTGTGAGTTTTTAGTTCCAACATTAATAAGTATGTTTGGTCCATGGTTAGAACCATGGTATGAGGGTTGGAACACTGATCATAGATCATTGAAACTGCCTTGGTTGGCTACAGATACCTCAATATCTGCTTTGATGATTGATGCATTAGTGgaatgtattacatttgtttTGGACACCATGCCTG cttgTGATAATGTCTTAAGTTATATCTGTCAAtggtacataaaaatgtttgctcATATTCAGAcaaatgattacatttttgaaacaattcACTCAAATCTTGAAAAATTACCTTGGCAGAGATTTATACCAACACCTATTGATTTAGATTTGATTATGAAG GTCATGGACCAATTTTTACCTCAATCACAATGTTTTTTGGCAAATGTAATTTTGGAAATACCTTGGCCGTATGTTCCAAATATTGATCTACGTGTATTGTTATCACTGTTTATAAAACTATCGAATCAACCTAATATGAGAAAA GGTGGAAAAATTAGGCCCCTTTTATTAGAAGCCCAAAAATTTGCATGGTACCAAATTGATGGAGAAACATATGAAAACATTCTCAGTTggtttgtttcaaaatatgatCCAATGATTGTACTTCAATTAAGTAATGAAGATTGGTGTGGCACAGATTCTGCTGTGCTTGA cctTTTGAAAACAGCAGctggttataataatgtcgATAATAATGCACCTTATGCTGAACCCATGATGTACAAAAGAAGAATATTTATTCGTGCAATGGTAAGGATGTTTATATCGTTGGCTTCACGGTACAGGTCAGTGTTGGGCAGTCATTACAAGAATCTTAAATGTGCTTTTCATCGCTTACTGGATGAAACTGAAATGGTTACTAAACATGGTGAAGAGGCTAAACTATTGGTCTTAGAGTTGTTGGTGTTAGTTAACCAACCTACAGGTTCCATACTATCATCCCTCATGTTACAATCTATTCAAGAGTGGATTAGCCAAAGAAAAGCTGACTGTGTAGTATTGCAAGGTTTTTTGATGGTTACTTGGGCTCATGTTACTGATCAGCAACATAAAGGTGATATATTTGAAGCTTGTTTGACATCTTGGTTTAAACATGTTG gaAATGAAGAAGATTTTAAATGGGATAAAGTGTTATCACTGGTTCAGCCTGTGCGTCTTCACTATCAAGGTATAGGTGAAGTATTAATGACTTCTAGTCatttacttacattatatactcTGGCTCTAAAAGAATCCCAAAATCGATCAGCATATCCTGACATACTAAATACTCTAGTACAGTGTCTAGAATCTGTGAAACCTAA taatattactgaaaataaGTTGCCACTATTGTGGTCTTTGGTCTTACGATTGAGCACTGTTGAAGACGATCAAACAGCTGAATATCTGTTACGAGTTGCTAATTCAGCTGCTCAATTAGCCCAACATAAACAGAGTTGGAGCTTGTTTGATGCCATTAGATTACAAAAACAAACCAGTATATCCCCAAA atgtCGTGTGCTATGTCGTGCTTTGGTAGCTTTTATATATTCACAATTACCCGAAAACAAATCCAGCCGTAAACAACATATAAGACAAGAAGACAATGCACCTGGTGGTTTCATGTGTAATGACAA TGATTTTACAACATCTATAGAATGCTTGAAAGCAATCAGTCTTTTAGAATCTTTAAAACAAGATAAACAGTTTTCTGATTCAATTGTAGCCATCGATATggcattaaaaatgattaaaggACCACAGAGTTCCATGAAAACTGGAGaactattcataattaaattagctAAATGCTTATAtactgataattttatataccgtATGGATCCCATTTGA